A window of Numenius arquata chromosome 6, bNumArq3.hap1.1, whole genome shotgun sequence contains these coding sequences:
- the AP5M1 gene encoding AP-5 complex subunit mu-1 codes for MALRALWLLKHDPAAVLFSRRYPTVEIRAETFNGSTHVPVPSDSAFLKALLFELRLVDDHIFVEHRDTCTRINHSSVYSVRTEGGDLWPVLAFQKSGLIYACLPLVEETLEPRPPLLTICGLSQGLALLLGIVDFISPSRKNEAEMSAKIGQLRNLLIQACPLGTPLNTNIRSLNSSFDDIQEMPTDENQPAWRSNTYKGKPQVNVCITEKVKCMQYDKRDVVDMWQVYGAVNCKCDIEGSAPNVTLSLNLPMNGPPLQDIVVHHCVTSVDPAMLMSSSAEPLDDSVYNGPYKFPFVPPSDSFNLCYYTSQVPVPPILGCYQLIEEGSQLKITVNLKLHESIKNSFEYCEARIPFFNRGPIAQLESKVSYGQLDLSREKSLLVWVIGQKFPKSLEVSLTGTMSFGAAGKEHPTDYVCTGNTAYVKLYFRIPDFTLTGCYVDQHSIQIFAPGKPKITASGELISTDYYIWNSKAPAPMVYKTLLD; via the exons atgGCCTTACGGGCGCTGTGGCTCCTCAAGCACGACCCCGCGGCCGTGCTCTTCTCCAG ACGTTACCCCACCGTTGAAATACGCGCCGAGACCTTCAATGGGTCAACACACGTGCCTGTGCCATCTGACAGCGCCTTTCTTAAAGCCTTGCTCTTTGAACTGAGGCTCGTAGACGACCATATTTTTGTGGAGCATCGAGACACTTGTACTCGAATCAATCATTCATCGGTTTATTCAGTTCGCACCGAAGGCGGGGATCTCTGGCCCGTGCTTGCTTTTCAGAAGAGCGGTCTGATATATGCGTGTCTTCCACTAGTTGAGGAGACCTTGGAGCCACGGCCACCCCTCCTGACCATTTGCGGGCTCTCGCAAGGACTGGCTCTTTTGTTAGGCATTGTGGACTTCATCTCTCCAAGTCGGAAAAATGAAGCTGAGATGAGTGCGAAAATTGGCCAGCTTCGAAATTTGCTTATACAGGCCTGTCCGCTTGGCACCCCCTTAAACACAAACATACGCAGCTTGAACAGCTCATTTGATGACATTCAGGAGATGCCTACAGATGAGAATCAACCGGCTTGGAGATCCAACACGTACAAAGGCAAACCTCAGGTTAACGTCTGTATCACTGAAAAAGTCAAGTGTATGCAGTACGACAAAAGAGATGTTGTGGACATGTGGCAGGTTTATGGAGCTGTAAATTGCAAG tgtgacATAGAGGGATCTGCACCAAATGTAACCCTCAGTTTGAATCTCCCGATGAATGGTCCTCCGCTCCAAGATATCGTGGTCCATCACTGCGTGACTTCCGTTGACCCTGCCATGCTGATGTCCAGTAGTGCCGAGCCGCTGGATGACTCTGTGTACAACGGACCTTACaaatttccttttgttcctcCTTCAGATTCATTCAACTTGTGCTACTACACTTCCCAG GTTCCTGTTCCACCAATTTTGGGATGTTACCAACTCATCGAAGAGGGATCACAGTTAAAAATAACAGTTAATTTAAAGCTTCATGAAAGCATAAAGAATTCCTTTGAGTACTGTGAAGCTCGTATACCTTTTTTCAAcag GGGCCCAATCGCTCAATTAGAGTCCAAAGTTAGTTATGGCCAACTGGATTTGTCACGAGAGAAGAGCCTACTGGTTTGGGTCATTG GACAGAAGTTCCCTAAATCTTTGGAAGTTTCTCTGACTGGAACCATGTCTTTTGGCGCTGCAGGCAAAGAGCACCCAACTGATTACGTTTGCACGGGCAACACTGCTTATGTGAAA CTGTATTTTAGGATCCCAGACTTCACACTTACTGGATGTTACGTAGACCAGCATTCTATTCAGATCTTTGCACCAGGAAAACCAAAAATTACTGCAT ctgGGGAACTGATTTCTACTGATTACTACATCTGGAATTCTAAAGCGCCAGCACCTATGGTGTACAAAACCTTATTAGACTAA